Sequence from the Corallococcus sp. EGB genome:
ATCGAAGCACAGCGCCGGGAGATCATGCTCATCGACGCCGCACTCAGCCGCATGGACAACGACGTGTTCGGAGAGTGCGTGGACTGCGGCAATGAAATCTCCCTGGACCGGCTGGAGGCCATGCCCTTCGCCATCCGCTGCGAGGAGGACGCCGCCATCCACGAGCAGGAGACGCGGGAGGCCGCGCGCCACGCGGGCAGCCTGTCCCTCTAGCGAAGGCGTCCTGGCGCTCCCCCGTGCGTCCATCCCGCGCGGGGGAGTCGTGCATCCGGCCGCTACTCCGAGTCGCGCTGGAGCACGATGAAGCGGTAGTTCTGAAGCTCGTTCTCGCCCGCCGTGTAGAGC
This genomic interval carries:
- a CDS encoding TraR/DksA C4-type zinc finger protein gives rise to the protein MSRADELLKIRDLLQERRRNTEAAQAGARRELAALKDQERDPEYEEQAQAELADYTLSTLIEAQRREIMLIDAALSRMDNDVFGECVDCGNEISLDRLEAMPFAIRCEEDAAIHEQETREAARHAGSLSL